In Camelina sativa cultivar DH55 chromosome 13, Cs, whole genome shotgun sequence, the genomic window NNNNNNNNNNNNNNNNNNNNNNNNNNNNNNNNNNNNNNNNNNNNNNNNNNNNNNNNNNNNNNNNNNNNNNNNNNNNNNNNNNNNNNNNNNNNNNNNNNNNNNNNNNNNNNNNNNNNNNNNNNNNNNNNNNNNNNNNNNNNNNNNNNNNNNNNNNNNNNNNNNNNNNNNNNNNNNNNNNNNNNNNNNNNNNNNNNNNNNNNNNNNNNNNNNNNNNNNNNNNNNNNNNNNNNNNNNNNNNNNNNNNNNNNNNNNNNNNNNNNNNNNNNNNNNNNNNNNNNNNNNNNNNNNNNNNNNNNNNNNNNNNNNNNNNNNNNNNNNNNNNNNNNNNNNNNNNNNNNNNNNNNNNNNNNNNNNNNNNNNNNNNNNNNNNNNNNNNNNNNNNNNNNNNNNNNNNNNNNNNNNNNNNNNNNNNNNNNNNNNNNNNNNNNNNNNNNNNNNNNNNNNNNNNNNNNNNNNNNNNNNNNNNNNNNNNNNNNNNNNNNNNNNNNNNNNNNNNNNNNNNNNNNNNNNNNNNNNNNNNNNNNNNNNNNNNNNNNNNNNNNNNNNNNNNNNNNNNNNNNNNNNNNNNNNNNNNNNNNNNNNNNNNNNNNNNNNNNNNNNNNNNNNNNNNNNNNNNNNNNNNNNNNNNNNNNNNNNNNNNNNNNNNNNNNNNNNNNNNNNNNNNNNNNNNNNNNNNNNNNNNNNNNNNNNNNNNNNNNNNNNNNNNNNNNNNNNNNNNNNNNNNNNNNNNNNNNNNNNNNNNNNNNNNNNNNNNNNNNNNNNNNNNNNNNNNNNNNNNNNNNNNNNNNNNNNNNNNNNNNNNNNNNNNNNNNNNNNNNNNNNNNNNNNNNNNNNNNNNNNNNNNNNNNNNNNNNNNNNNNNNNNNNNNNNNNNNNNNNNNNNNNNNNNNNNNNNNNNNNNNNNNNNNNNNNNNNNNNNNNNNNNNNNNNNNNNNNNNNNNNNNNNNNNNNNNNNNNNNNNNNNNNNNNNNNNNNNNNNNNNNNNNNNNNNNNNNNNNNNNNNNNNNNNNNNNNNNNNNNNNNNNNNNNNNNNNNNNNNNNNNNNNNNNNNNNNNNNNNNNNNNNNNNNNNNNNNNNNNNNNNNNNNNNNNNNNNNNNNNNNNNNNNNNNNNNNNNNNNNNNNNNNNNNNNNNNNNNNNNNNNNNNNNNNNNNNNNNNNNNNNNNNNNNNNNNNNNNNNNNNNNNNNNNNNNNNNNNNNNNNNNNNNNNNNNNNNNNNNNNNNNNNNNNNNNNNNNNNNNNNNNNNNNNNNNNNNNNNNNNNNACTCCAATGAGGATCAAAGGAGACGAAGCAGAATTAAGTTACGGGTCGGGTCAAATAAACCCGAGAAGAGCGATTCACCCGGGGTTAGTCTACGAGATCACTGAGGACGCATACCTAAGATTCCTCTGTAAAGAAGGGTATAACAGCACAAGCATCGGACTTTTAATCCGCAATAACAAGAACAACACGACGAAGACGGAATACAGATGCGAGAATTACAAACGAGGGTTAGGATCCGACGGGTTAAATTACCCGTCAATGCACAAGCAAGTGAGTTCCACGGATACGAAAGTATCAGAGGTTTTTTACAGATCAGTGACGAACGTCGGATACGGACCATCGAACTACGTGGCTAAGGTTTGGGCACCGAAAGGTTTGAGAGTTGAGGTTGTGCCTAAGGCTATGAGTTTCGAGAGGCCTGGAGAGAAGAATAATTTTAAGGTTATGATTGATGGAGTTTGGGATGAGACGATGAGAGGGATTGTGTCTGCTTCTGTGGAATGGGATGATTCGAGAGGGCATCTTGTGAGAAGTCCAATTCTGTTGTTTCGATCAGGTAACAATTACAATTAAGAAAGACAAGACCCTTTTTTTTAGATCATTGTTTGTCTTTTACATTGTTAGTGTTAATTCTTTTAAAGTCTAGTGTTGTTGAAACTTGAACTAAATAGGTAATAATTTTTGGGAGAATAATAGTAAcaactgtatatatatgtttatggaCAAATCAAGAAACATGCACTGACTAGGTAAATAAGTTTGATGACCAATCTGAAGTGTTTTCAACAAGTTTGATGGACCAAACAatgtgaagaaagaaaagattggAGAAGTGAATTGAATGACTTACAATTTTATTCCTGAACCAAACAATGTGAAGAAAGCGAGCCAAGCCAATAACAAATAATGTCCCACTCTGTTATCATAATAGCTTAAATGACATGAAGACACTCAAACTCAAAGCCTTCACACTAGcttaattgttttatatcttgGTGGCGAAAGAAAGGCCTTCCTTAGCCAACACATCAAGGCTTTCAACTGAAGGTTGTGCTCGTGCAACCTTAGCAATTGCCTGGTTCTCTTCAGGAGTTCCACCTTCTACAAATGCTCCAACCACTTTCCCTTCTTTAATCCAGTAGCTCCCGAATTTTGGCTTAGGCGATTTCGGGTCATTGTCTCCAAACATTACGGTTTCTCCAACGTTGTCACCGTAGAATTGCCATGAGAGATCAAAGGCTCGAGAGTAGAAGTATGGAAGATAGTCATATTCCGGGATCGAGTTCCCTTCTTCTGCAGCCTTTATTGCCTACAAAATCATACAAGTCGATTCAATACAACTCACTCATATTATACTTAAAGACTGGAAGGAGAAGCTTTTTGTTATCACTACCTTAACGGCTTGTTCAGCGGATTTGCGAGCATGGTCAACGTGTTCAACGCGTCTCATATCGTTGTAGAGTTTCATTGGGAAGGTGGCTACATCACCAATGGCGTATACATCTGGGACACTTGTTTTGAAAAACGCATCAGTCTGCAATCAAAGATGAGTTACAATAATTATATACTTCAGATgctatatatcaatatatcatgaTACTGCAGAATAATGGAGAATGTAAATCACAAACCTTCAAACCACCCTTCTCCTCTTCAACTTGACCTTTAAAGAGTGATATAATCGGTCTACCACCGACACCAACGATCACGATATCAGCTTCTAATGTTCTTCCGTCCTTCAGTTTCACCTCAGTGACCTGCATCATTAATACAATAGAGTGATATTGTTAGAAACAGTCAAGAGATAAAACTATTGCTTGTCAAGTTTGAATAGTGATGTTAGTAGCTAACCTCTCCATTTGAGTTGGTACTGAAACCAGATGCAACAGTGCCTTTGACAATGTTGATTCCTTTGTTGGCGTAGTAACCCTCGTAGAAGGAAGCAATGCCAGCGGTGAAAAGCCGAGGCACTTTtattcaaagacaaaacaaaaaggaaagatgCTAAGCAAAGAAAGAGCGATGAGAATTGTATGTTAATGGTTTGGCTTAAAATGAATTCACTTACTGCACCAAGGTTCTGGATAAACCATGGTAACGTCGAGGTTGTTAGCCTTCAGAGCAGCACTGAGTTCAAGACCAATGTAACCACCACCAACAACCACAGCGTTTCCTTTTTCCTTAACTTCCATTGCATAAGCAAGGTGATCAGCATCTTCGAGTTCTCTCAGGTAAAAAATATTCTTAGCATCTGCACCTGGGACGCCAAAATCTGACAACCTTATGACCTGCACAATTAAACAAATTCCTTATAacaagattcaagaaaagagGACTTGGATGGAACATTCCAAAGTAAGAGGAAAAGGAGAGTTTTTTGTGCTCACAGAAGAACCAGTTGCAGCTAGCAAAGTTTGGTACTTGAAGACTTGTCCAGTACCACTAACAAGAGTCTTTGCAGCAAGATCCGCTTTGACAATCTCTGTTCCCAAAATCAGCTCAATACCTGCAAAAACATGATGAGCACGTAGAATATTACACATAAGAGTAAAGACAGAGATTGTGTAATCAAAAGCACACTCCTACCTTTCTCTTTGTACCACATAGGGAACTGTCTCTCTCCTCCACTTCCAGCACAGACATAGAAACCAGGAAGTGTAGCTTTATCTGTGTACCATGAAAACaataatctaattaaaaaaaccaagcacatactaaaactaaaactcaaTTGATGTAAATCAACAAAGATGTAGAAACGAATATTAACTGTCGAGGTGAATATATCCTTTGCTAAGTGCAGGACGCTCATAAGGAGGCACCTGTGTAACACAAAAAGCACACCAATATTATTAAATCACAAGAATCCTGAAGAAGCTAGCCTAAAATAAAGTTCTAAGTCCTAGGAAACGTACTTGTTCCTTGGAAATGATGGCAAGTTCACCAGGCTTAACACCTTGGTTAAAGAACTCTCTAGCCGCGTATCCCTGTGAATATCAAGAACACccccaaaacaacaacaagaacaaaactgaATTAAGTAAGACATAGTTCCTAGTTCTAGACTAgactagatctagagactagaGATACAATCAGTGAAAACTTCCTCGAGTGATGAGGATTCCGAAAAGCGAACTATACAGTGGTAATGATTCGTAAGCGAAAAGATAAAGCACAATTTCCGATAAACTAAAGAACAGAGAGACTTACGGCGGCGACACCACCTCCGACGATCACATACTTGAAGCTCTTCTCTTCAGCCATTGACGCGATCGAATCgtctcttttttggtttttaatttaatttcagtttttgtctttttagcTTTCCTTTCTCGGATCGGAGGAACGTGATTGGTCAGGTGGGGGGCTTTTATAGACGGCTTTGTTCTGTCTAGAAGGAATCTTTACACGTGGCATATTTTAAGCCGTTAGATTATCCCGTTTCGTGGAGAAACcgaaatcgaaatcaaaatctGCGTCTAATATTCTTTGGTCGATGATGTGAAATGGACAATTCATATTTAAATTCCAGTACGATCCGGCTTGTTGATACCTTTCATATTtggagattattattattattattttttttaatttacacaaagcaaagagaaagaaatcaaatcaatatTCTACTTTCTCAGCAGCCCACTAGTCAAATTGATGAATAAAGTAAAATATCTTTGAAGGAGttgtttggttgatttttttttatttgaaccAATTTCATAATAACTTTGGATATAAAAGCTAACAACACagttaaaacaagaaaaccccCGATAGGACAAAAAGAATATGTAATATTGTAATCCACTAATCATTAAGTTTTGTTCAAAGAAACTATTAATAACCTTTAATTCTAAAACTACAACCAAACGGGCTTTAATTCCTTTTTGAATTGGATCGTTTAAGGCCCACTATGATGAGTCTATGAGAAAGGATCCTCAAAACTGCCACGTGTCATATCGTCTCGTAACTTCTAGAAACACACGAGGCAATAACGGTTACGCTCTCTGTTCCTATGTTTTTTGGCTCCTCGATACAATATCGTCGATAGTTTGATCGTCTATATGTTACCGTTGTAATaaatttccatatttttttcccaaataCATAAAAAGGAATGGaaaacaaaacctaattaaACAGCAAAAAGGAAATTTTAACAAAACCTAATTAACCTCTTGGACAACAAAACCTTTGCATATAAATACTCTCTCACGCACCCactctctctaactctcttcTATCTTCATTCAGATAATCagaattctctgttttctcGTTATTCTTATTCTTAGGGAAGcgaaaaccaaaaaccaaatcaaaccctaatctctgttttctccttctccttcttcttcttcttgtcttgagTCAATCCCCAACGTTCGTGATCAATCTCTCCATCCCCTTGTCTTGAGTCAATCCCCAACGTTATCGGTTCTCCTCTCACCCTCAATATCACCGGCGGTGAAGGAGAGAACGTCGGAAGAAAGAGGATAGTAAGAGATCGGGGAAGTGAAACCTACGACTACGAGTacctaagagagagagaaggtttCAATGGCTTTTGTCGACAGAATCAGATCAGCAGGTACTTAAAAACCTTGTTTTGCTTACTTAGGGTTTACTTGTTACTACTAATACTTGTTTTACATTATTTGATCTGTTTTTAGGGTTTActgcttttatttgttttgatattgCAGGCTTTGTTTGGTCACCGTTTGATTTGCCACTGGAAACACGTCCTCGTTTCGCTACTCCATCGGCGCCGCCGAGTTCATGCTCTCTCACCCTAAATATCACCGCCGGTGAAGGACATAACGTAAtttaatctttcttttgatttagcttttttgttggttcttttgctttgttctgatttcttcttgttcttgtgatTTCAGGAGGTTTTCAACAGAAGGAGTTAATGGGTCTAATGAGGAGTCACAATTAAGGTTGGTTTTACTTGTTACTTACTACCAAAACCTTGTTACTACCAAAACCTGTTTTGCTTATCTATGTACTAAACCTTGTTTTACAGGATTTGATCtgtttttgttcattctaaCTTGTTTTGGTCAACGGTAAATTTCAGGTCTGATTAGGTAAGGATGTTATGTGTCTCTTGTTCCTTTTGTGTTAGTTTTTATctgtttttggttctttcttaGTTAGGGTGAGAACGTAATGATGTTGGGTTTTATTTTGCAGGTATGGATTGGTCACCCTTTAATATCGGCTCTTGTTTTGTAAGGATGTTCATtgtctcttcatctttcttttgattggttctttagttcttttttatgatttcttctttgttctgtgATTTCAGGTTTTCAAGAGCTGATTCAAAAAGGAGTTAATGAGTCTGAGGTTGGTTTACTTGCTGTTTACTACTAAATGTTGTTCTTGCTCCTTGTTTTGCTTAGCTCTGTTGCAGATATTTTCCTCTTCAAGTATCTTGTTCATGTTCTTAAGTACTGGATTTCACACCACAATATAAAGGTACGTATGGTGTCTTCTTCATAGTTTCAAGATTTCTCATTTATCTTGTGTTATTTGGGGATAATTTCTGAAGCTTTTGTTCTTCTGTGCTTTATAAAACAGGAACTACACATAGAGCAACTTAGAGGATGAAGTAGATCGAAGAAATCCTAATATCAACAAAGAAGGAACCATACACTTTATACACTAAGGcactcttgttttcttcttttgcagatatgttcctcttcaagtatgatgttattggttttattttgcTGAAGGTTTCGCTTGATCATTGTTTAATTTTGCTGCAGGCTTGGCTTGGTCACCGTTTGATTTTGCTGCAGGCTTAGCTTGGTCACATATTAATCTTGGGTCTGATTGGTCATTGTTTGATTTTGCTGCAGGCTTGGCTTTTCCTagctaaaaaaataaacttatctctgtagttttttttgttctgattcAGCTGCTCAGTTGGAAATCGTTGACTTGTTACAAAAGTTCATCCACTTTTCACTTTAGAAGTTCACCATCTCTTTACATTTAACCTCAGGTACGTACCTTCTCTTACTTTTCAGCTCATATCTTTATGAGCTGCTCCCTCTTACTCTCTATGGTTTTTGTTGCATTTTGCAGGCACATCCTCTTTTCACTTTAGAGGTTCACCATCTCTTTACATTGGTTTTATTTTGCTGCAGGTTTCGCTTGATCATTGTTTAATATTACCGCAGGCTTGGCTTTGTCACTGAACTATAGGTTGGAACTTGTGTGTTTTGGATGCAGCTTCGGTATGTGATATGTGCACATCATGAAAAGGGTAAAgctttaatatgatttttgttgcattttcaGGTTCTTCCTCTTTTCACTTTAGAGGTTCACCATCTCTTTACATTCAAGCTCAGGTACGTACatcctcttttattttatttttcttgcaaTATATACTAagtttgttcttatttttataacattttttctaagtgttttcttcttagtttcCCCAGCAATACTTAACATACATTGCACCTTACGATTTTGCAGGAGAAAGAAGCAGCGAACGAGGGTAATGGTTCGAGGACAGGGGCTTTGATTCCCTACATTCTCTACGAACAGGTAGTCTCCTAGCTAAAAAGTGAACTTATTTGTTGGGTTTGATTAGAACAATTACATATGGTGTCTTCATAGTTGCAACTTGCAGATATGTTGGTTTTATTTTGCTGCAGGCTTGGATTGTGTGTTTTTGATGCAGGATCGGTCTTCGATCACTTGAAAAATGCTTTGAAGAAGTTTGATGATGGTCCATTCTTCCTCGGCGAGCTTAGTTTGGGCTTGGCGTGGTCTCCGTCTAATTTCAGGTTTGATTTTGTAAGGACgttgtctcttctttcttttgagtTAGCTTTTCGTTGGTTTACTTGTACTTACTACTAAACCTTGTTTTGCTTAGCTCTGTTGCAGATAAGAAAGGGATGATGTTTCTTGGCTCTGTTGCAGATAACATTTCTCGATGGTGATCCATGTAAGAAGATAGGAAGAGATGGGGGCAGTGAAAGAAAGCTACGAGTATCTAAGAGAGAAGGTTTCAATGGATTTTGTCGACAGAATCACATCATCAGGTACTTACTTAAAATGTAACTTTCTCTCTAGTTTAACTTTTGTATGAAAACTTAGTTTCACTGTTAATTTTggttatgctttttgttttgttttgtttccagtGGTTTCCTTGTACATGTGTCTGATTTAGCTGCTGATCAGTTTGGAAATTGTTGACGAGGTACTTGTTACAAAAgtttttatctgtttttgttCATTCTTAGTTAGGGTCAGTATTGAATGACGTTGGGTTTTATTTTGCAGGCTTGGCTTGGTCATCGTTTAGCCTCTGCTCTGATTTTGTAAGGACGTTCATTCTCTCTTAATCTTTATTTGGATTTAGCTTTTCGTTGGTTCTTTCGCTTTGTTATGATTTCTTCTTGCTCTGTGATTTCAGGTTTTCAATTGCTGATTGAAAAGGAGTTAATGGGTCTGAggaatcaaaattaaaaagttgCATGGTTTCCTTGTTACTTACTACTAaacttgtttttcttatttcttaatcttCCTTTTTGAGTTAGCTTCTCGTTGGTGTCTTTTGCctttcatgatttttttcttgttcttgtgatTTCAGGTTTTCAACAGTTGATTCAAAAGGAGTTAATGAGTCTGAGGAATCGAGAAAAGGTTATTTTGCTTGTTACTTACTACTACACCTTGTTTTGCTATGCTCTGTTGCAGATGAGGCTTAACAAATTGGTAGGTACTTTCACACCTCTtgcccctttttttttttgcttagctCTGGTTCGGATATGTTCATTCTCTTAAGTTAGAGTTCAAACCACGAAATAAAGGTATATATAGTGTCTTCATAGTTGCAGATAATATGTTCCTCTTCAAGTGTgatgttattggttttatttAGCTACAAGAATTGGATTGGTCATTATTTATCTGAAGCTCTGTTGCAGCCTAGGCTTGGTCGCCGTTTAATTTCGGGTGTaattttgtctcttcttttgaGTTAGCTTCTCGTTGGTTCTTTTAATTTGctcattttatatgattttttcttgtttttgtgatttcagGTTTTCAAACTGATTCAAAAGGAGTTAATGAGGATCTGAGGTATCGGTTTACTTGTGTGTTTTTGATGTAGCTTCGGTATGTGATAAATGCACATCACGAAGATGTGGTAAAgctttgatatgattttttgttgcattttcaGGTACCTCCGCTTTTCACTTTAGAGGTTCACCATCTCTTTACATTCAAGCGCAGGTACGTACATCCTCTTACTCTCTATGATTTACATAGTCTTAGTCATAGATACAATTCAAGTATAAAAGACTAGATAGAGAAAGAGTGAAACTcgaatattacatttttttatctaGATAACTTGGATGACTTTTACATTGCAACATTTACACATACTTAAAAGTGGTTTCTTACCACACACATATGACACATACTTAGACCTTGACACGACAACTACCACTATCCCTTACATCTAGACTAGCTAGTTTTACAAGCAAACTAAACACATTACTTTAAACACTAACAATTCTTATATAACTACACCTTAAGTAGAGTTTAATCAACACAACACTCTTTCTTGTTGGCTTAAACAATCTAATGGTTAGTTACTTTTCACTTGCTTTGTTATGACTAAAGTCACAACTCTTCTATATTGATCACTTTTCCTTCCTTGATGACTCTGTTTGATCGTtgactcatcttcttcttctagaatcATGAACCATTTGCCCTTTAtcatcttctttgcttcttcttctcgaatCATGAATAAGATGGTCAGTGCCTTTCCAGAGGCTTTCTAGGGGCTTAatacaagtttttaaaatgtatattgtttttttataaatgataatcattttataatttcaaatgtataaaatattttagacaaaaaaaaaataaagggatCTAAAACAACAATTATAATGTCTAAAAGAGcctaattttgtatatatttttatgttgcccttttcttaaaaatcataaatgCATACATAACTTTCATTGTACATACATTAGTTGGAGGCTTAGTATGCAGACTTAGTGCTTTGCACAGTGTTGCCTCAAGGGCTTTAAATATTTGACCATAACCGAAGGTggtttaactaaaaataaaagcttattAGCAAGTCAAGAAAAGGTCAACATTCCTACaatatttgtattaattaaaggtagtatgtttgttatgtttggtttatttgaaaaaaattaagattaatcCGATATTTCGGTATGTTCTACCTACATAACATGATGACAACCctaactaatattaaaaagcATACTGAATTATTTATTGTGGTCCGTTCCTTTAATTGATGATCTTCCTGGATTTGCGAACATTTTAAGCTTtaagaaaactataatattattttaaaaatctgcTTAGCTTTAAGAAACTACTGTACTAAACTTTTTCATTAGTTCAtgttgtttttaacttttgaatattcaagagagaagaaacattaCTAGCAGTATAAGTTTTTTTCCTCGAGCGAAGTGatttgtattaaaattatattcctAGACTTATAGTGATGAAAGACCAGCATTATTGCCAAATGTACATTAGGTCAATCATCATTATCGCCTTTTTCTTAAGCTTAATCATCTCTTCGAAAAATTCCTAATACTTATGTACAGCCAGTCTGATGCATGAATTATACGAATCTGCAATTTTCATTGCAAGGTGACATGACATGGGTCAAAATCTACGTATAAAACAGATTAAAATCTTTTTGCTGAAGAGTTACAAAATTCAAAGACACATGTCAACGAATAATGACACGCAAAAACTTAGTAGTGATCAACATGTCA contains:
- the LOC104734386 gene encoding monodehydroascorbate reductase 2, with protein sequence MAEEKSFKYVIVGGGVAAGYAAREFFNQGVKPGELAIISKEQVPPYERPALSKGYIHLDNKATLPGFYVCAGSGGERQFPMWYKEKGIELILGTEIVKADLAAKTLVSGTGQVFKYQTLLAATGSSVIRLSDFGVPGADAKNIFYLRELEDADHLAYAMEVKEKGNAVVVGGGYIGLELSAALKANNLDVTMVYPEPWCMPRLFTAGIASFYEGYYANKGINIVKGTVASGFSTNSNGEVTEVKLKDGRTLEADIVIVGVGGRPIISLFKGQVEEEKGGLKTDAFFKTSVPDVYAIGDVATFPMKLYNDMRRVEHVDHARKSAEQAVKAIKAAEEGNSIPEYDYLPYFYSRAFDLSWQFYGDNVGETVMFGDNDPKSPKPKFGSYWIKEGKVVGAFVEGGTPEENQAIAKVARAQPSVESLDVLAKEGLSFATKI